Proteins from one Hymenobacter gelipurpurascens genomic window:
- a CDS encoding 2-C-methyl-D-erythritol 4-phosphate cytidylyltransferase yields MPLSRFAILVAGGTGTRMGAGRPKQFLELLGEPVLLHTLRRFMEPALSVQDCVVVLPQDQFTIWHELCARHSVSIPHTIVAGGHSRWASVRNGLAHLQAQKAGVVAVHDGVRPLVSAAVIEATYAAAELHGAAVAAVPPKDSVRSLSQQGSYALDRTRLRLVQTPQCFELGLLQRAYQLPELSTFTDDASVVEDLQPIHLVNGDYRNLKITTPEDLILAEALLRAQ; encoded by the coding sequence ATGCCACTAAGCAGATTCGCCATTCTGGTTGCGGGCGGAACCGGTACGCGCATGGGCGCCGGCCGGCCGAAGCAGTTTCTGGAACTCCTCGGTGAGCCAGTGCTCCTGCATACGCTTCGGCGCTTTATGGAACCCGCGCTAAGCGTGCAGGACTGTGTGGTAGTACTACCTCAGGATCAGTTTACTATCTGGCATGAGCTCTGTGCGCGGCACAGCGTTTCTATTCCGCATACAATTGTGGCTGGCGGCCATTCGCGGTGGGCTTCAGTACGCAACGGACTCGCTCATCTGCAGGCCCAGAAAGCCGGTGTAGTAGCTGTACACGATGGCGTACGGCCGCTGGTGTCGGCTGCCGTGATAGAGGCCACTTATGCTGCCGCCGAGCTGCATGGCGCCGCCGTAGCAGCAGTGCCGCCCAAGGACTCGGTGCGCAGCTTGAGTCAGCAGGGCTCCTATGCCCTCGACCGCACCCGACTGCGCCTGGTGCAAACGCCCCAATGCTTCGAGCTAGGCCTATTACAACGCGCCTATCAGCTTCCGGAGCTCTCGACTTTTACCGATGATGCCAGCGTGGTGGAAGACCTGCAACCCATTCATCTGGTAAACGGCGACTACCGCAATCTGAAAATCACGACGCCGGAAGACCTGATTCTGGCCGAAGCCCTGCTCCGCGCGCAGTAG
- a CDS encoding ABC transporter permease, with the protein MKELRLTLESFRFAWQALKSNLLRTVLSLLGVTVGIFAIIAVFTVVDSLETNVRQSMNFVGDKVIYVNKWPWVFENNFAWWKYFNRPVPTVREFRELQRRLGPNNKGIAIFANTSGNLFRVGSNSMEGCNLQGVSMDYNIVSDVPIVEGRYFTPQEVESARNVAIIGAEIAETLFPNGSALGQEFKTRGQKFVVIGVMQKEGKKLLDTPSNDTNCLVPFGMFTKMFALSSNGMGGVAPSIGVKGRDDDPGLLDLEYEMKGVMRNIRGLKPQDEDNFALNRPEMLANAITQLFSVIGIAGAVIGSFAMLVGGFGIANIMFVSVKERTNIIGIQKSLGAKNYFILFQFLFEAVFLCLLGGGAGILLVFLITLLPQDGLPLFLTAGNISLGLTVSVVIGVLAGIIPAVLASNLDPVIAIRAQ; encoded by the coding sequence ATGAAAGAACTGCGCCTGACGTTGGAGAGTTTCCGCTTTGCCTGGCAAGCACTTAAGTCCAATCTTCTTCGTACAGTTTTGTCGCTGTTGGGCGTTACCGTCGGGATTTTTGCCATCATTGCGGTATTCACCGTCGTCGATTCGCTGGAAACGAACGTACGGCAAAGCATGAACTTCGTGGGCGACAAGGTCATTTATGTAAATAAGTGGCCGTGGGTGTTCGAAAACAACTTTGCGTGGTGGAAATACTTCAACCGACCCGTGCCTACGGTGCGGGAGTTCCGGGAGTTGCAGCGCCGCTTGGGGCCCAACAACAAGGGCATTGCCATCTTTGCTAATACCAGCGGCAATCTGTTTCGTGTGGGCAGTAACAGCATGGAAGGCTGCAACCTGCAGGGCGTGAGCATGGACTACAACATTGTCTCGGATGTGCCCATTGTGGAAGGACGCTATTTCACACCCCAGGAGGTAGAATCGGCGAGAAACGTGGCTATCATCGGGGCCGAAATTGCCGAAACGCTGTTCCCTAATGGCTCGGCATTGGGTCAGGAGTTCAAAACCCGCGGCCAGAAATTCGTAGTGATTGGCGTGATGCAGAAGGAAGGCAAGAAGCTACTTGATACTCCCAGCAACGACACTAACTGCTTGGTTCCGTTTGGCATGTTCACGAAGATGTTCGCCCTGAGCTCCAATGGCATGGGCGGCGTGGCCCCGAGCATTGGCGTGAAGGGCCGCGACGATGACCCTGGCCTGCTGGATCTGGAGTATGAGATGAAAGGCGTGATGCGCAACATTCGGGGCCTGAAGCCCCAGGATGAGGACAACTTCGCCCTGAACCGCCCCGAAATGCTGGCCAACGCCATTACACAACTCTTCTCGGTCATCGGCATTGCGGGCGCCGTCATAGGTTCGTTTGCTATGCTGGTGGGCGGCTTCGGTATTGCCAACATCATGTTTGTGTCGGTGAAGGAGCGCACCAATATCATCGGGATTCAAAAGTCGTTGGGGGCCAAGAATTATTTCATCCTGTTCCAGTTCCTGTTTGAAGCCGTGTTCCTATGCCTGCTGGGTGGTGGCGCCGGTATTTTGCTCGTGTTCCTGATTACGCTCTTGCCGCAGGATGGGCTGCCGCTTTTCCTTACGGCCGGCAACATCTCGCTGGGCCTGACGGTATCAGTAGTGATTGGGGTATTGGCCGGTATTATTCCGGCAGTGCTGGCCTCTAACCTGGACCCCGTAATTGCTATTCGGGCCCAATGA
- the queA gene encoding tRNA preQ1(34) S-adenosylmethionine ribosyltransferase-isomerase QueA — translation MKLSEFKFDLPENLLAQHPAKNRDESRLMVLHRDTGKIEHRIFKDIIEYFGEGDVFVVNDTKVFPARLYGNKEKTGAKIEVFLLRELNKEIHLWDVLVDPARKIRVGNKLYFGESDMVAEVIDNTTSRGRTIKFLFDGPDEEFYKALHDLGETPIPKEFIPRETEAADKERYQTIYAKNTGAVAAPSAGLHFTREVMKRLEIKGVEVAPVTLHVGLGTFRPVDVEDLTKHKMDSENFIVPAETATIVNRALDNKKRVCAIGTTSMRAMESSVSAHSRLKATEGWTDKFIFPPYEFKISNALLTNFHTPESTLMMMASAFAGHPLLIEAYQLAIKEKYKFFSYGDAMLIL, via the coding sequence ATGAAACTGTCCGAGTTCAAATTTGACTTGCCTGAAAACTTACTGGCACAGCATCCGGCCAAAAACCGCGACGAATCACGCCTGATGGTGCTGCACCGCGATACTGGCAAGATTGAGCACCGCATCTTCAAAGATATTATTGAATATTTTGGCGAAGGAGACGTTTTCGTAGTAAACGATACGAAGGTATTTCCCGCTCGTCTGTATGGCAACAAGGAAAAAACCGGTGCCAAGATTGAAGTATTTCTGCTCCGTGAGCTGAACAAGGAAATTCATCTCTGGGACGTGCTGGTAGATCCGGCCCGTAAAATCCGCGTTGGTAATAAGCTGTATTTCGGCGAAAGCGACATGGTGGCCGAGGTTATCGACAACACCACCTCGCGCGGCCGGACTATCAAGTTCTTGTTTGATGGCCCCGACGAGGAGTTCTACAAAGCACTACACGACCTGGGCGAAACCCCAATTCCGAAGGAGTTTATCCCGCGCGAAACGGAAGCTGCCGACAAGGAGCGCTACCAGACCATTTATGCCAAGAACACGGGTGCTGTAGCCGCGCCTTCGGCTGGTTTGCATTTCACCCGCGAGGTAATGAAACGCCTGGAAATCAAAGGCGTAGAGGTTGCTCCGGTAACGCTGCACGTAGGCCTAGGCACCTTCCGCCCCGTAGATGTGGAAGACCTGACCAAGCACAAAATGGACTCGGAGAACTTCATTGTGCCCGCCGAAACGGCCACGATAGTAAACCGGGCCTTGGATAACAAGAAGCGGGTTTGCGCTATCGGCACCACTTCCATGCGCGCCATGGAATCGTCGGTATCGGCTCACTCCCGCCTGAAGGCCACGGAAGGCTGGACGGATAAGTTTATCTTCCCTCCTTACGAGTTCAAAATCTCGAACGCTCTGCTCACCAACTTCCATACTCCGGAGAGCACGCTGATGATGATGGCTTCGGCTTTTGCCGGCCATCCACTCCTAATTGAGGCCTACCAGTTGGCTATCAAGGAGAAGTATAAGTTCTTCAGCTACGGCGACGCCATGCTGATTCTGTAG
- a CDS encoding DUF2795 domain-containing protein, whose amino-acid sequence MYWTLELASYLEDAPWPATKDELIDYSIRSGAPMEVVENLQALEDDGQPYENIEEVWPDYPTKEDFMFNEDEY is encoded by the coding sequence ATGTACTGGACTCTGGAACTTGCTTCGTATCTGGAAGATGCACCCTGGCCTGCCACCAAGGATGAGCTCATCGATTACTCTATCCGCTCGGGTGCCCCGATGGAAGTAGTGGAAAACCTACAGGCCCTGGAGGACGACGGTCAGCCTTACGAGAATATTGAAGAAGTTTGGCCGGACTACCCGACCAAAGAAGACTTCATGTTCAACGAAGACGAGTATTAA
- a CDS encoding LOG family protein, which yields MSKLKKTSRTKVADEVLNAGSGQTIRQPNINDNKVKTISDIREQTHGERTVQVDDEQRIRKAFVDKDWNEIKIADSWQIFKVMAEFVEGFEKMSKIGPCVSIFGSARTKPDNPYYQMAEEIAAKLVRHGYGVITGGGPGIMEAGNKGAHSEGGRSVGLNIELPFEQFNNIYIDPDKIINFDYFFVRKVMFVKYAQGFIGMPGGFGTLDELFEAITLIQTKKIGRFPIVLVGTKYWQGMFDWIEQVMLQDERNISPEDMHLVQLVDDAESAVKIIDDFYSKYLLSPNF from the coding sequence ATGTCGAAGCTCAAAAAAACCAGTAGAACCAAAGTTGCCGACGAAGTACTGAACGCAGGCAGCGGCCAGACTATCAGGCAGCCCAACATCAACGACAATAAGGTCAAGACCATCAGTGATATCCGCGAGCAGACGCATGGTGAGCGTACCGTTCAGGTAGACGACGAGCAGCGCATCCGCAAAGCTTTCGTAGATAAAGACTGGAACGAAATCAAGATTGCCGACTCCTGGCAGATCTTCAAGGTGATGGCCGAGTTCGTGGAAGGCTTCGAGAAGATGTCGAAGATCGGGCCCTGCGTGTCCATCTTTGGCTCGGCCCGCACCAAGCCCGATAACCCCTACTATCAGATGGCCGAAGAAATTGCGGCTAAGCTGGTGCGCCACGGCTACGGCGTTATCACGGGGGGCGGCCCCGGCATCATGGAGGCTGGCAACAAGGGTGCCCACTCTGAGGGCGGCCGCTCGGTAGGCCTGAACATTGAGCTGCCCTTCGAGCAGTTCAACAACATCTACATCGACCCCGATAAGATCATCAACTTCGACTACTTCTTCGTGCGGAAGGTGATGTTCGTTAAGTATGCGCAGGGCTTCATCGGCATGCCCGGCGGCTTCGGCACGCTCGATGAGCTGTTTGAGGCTATTACCCTGATTCAGACCAAGAAGATTGGCCGCTTCCCCATCGTGCTGGTAGGTACCAAGTACTGGCAGGGGATGTTCGACTGGATTGAGCAAGTGATGCTCCAGGACGAGCGCAACATTTCGCCCGAGGACATGCACCTCGTGCAGTTGGTTGACGATGCCGAATCGGCGGTGAAAATCATCGACGATTTCTACAGCAAATACTTGCTCTCGCCAAACTTCTAG
- a CDS encoding lycopene cyclase family protein produces the protein MEAVVEYDYLIVGGGAAGLSLAYHISQEPRLRHKRVLLLEPEAKDKNDRTWSFWADKPTLFDGIVAYEWGQLAFRSPGFEHVFPLKRHRYKMIRGLDFYRFVRAALADNPQFTLLQTTVSGLENRPEGGAQATTPLGTFTARYAFDSRPPELVPRPEKHRYLLQHFVGWEVETDHDVFDPTTVEFMDFRGEQHHEARFMYVLPFSKRRALVEYTLFSAELLPKEAYEQAMRLYLHNTLGVTDFRIEAEEIGAIPMTDHPLQSRVGHSIINLGTRAGRAKPSTGYAFKRIQEHSARLVEALATTDNPPRNSTNDHWQFQLFDTLLLDIMQRRGERTRDLFTELFQRNPPERIFDFLDERTSWAENLQVMNSVTPWPFLQSIWHVLRRRPGKR, from the coding sequence ATGGAGGCAGTAGTTGAGTATGATTATCTGATTGTGGGCGGCGGTGCGGCGGGGCTGAGCCTGGCTTATCACATCAGCCAGGAGCCGCGCCTGCGCCACAAGCGGGTGCTGCTGCTGGAACCCGAAGCCAAGGATAAAAACGACCGTACTTGGTCGTTCTGGGCTGATAAGCCCACGCTTTTCGATGGCATAGTGGCCTACGAGTGGGGCCAGCTGGCTTTTCGCAGCCCCGGTTTCGAGCACGTGTTTCCCTTGAAGCGCCACCGCTACAAAATGATTCGGGGCCTGGATTTCTACCGATTTGTACGGGCCGCGCTGGCCGATAACCCGCAGTTTACACTGCTCCAAACGACGGTGAGTGGCCTAGAGAACCGGCCTGAAGGTGGCGCACAAGCCACTACGCCGCTCGGCACGTTTACGGCCCGCTACGCCTTCGATAGCCGCCCGCCCGAGCTAGTGCCACGCCCCGAGAAGCATCGGTATCTGCTGCAGCATTTTGTGGGTTGGGAGGTAGAAACAGACCACGACGTGTTTGACCCCACCACGGTGGAGTTCATGGACTTTCGGGGTGAGCAGCACCACGAAGCACGCTTTATGTATGTGCTGCCCTTCAGTAAGCGCCGGGCTTTAGTCGAATATACCCTGTTTTCGGCCGAGCTGCTCCCTAAAGAGGCCTACGAACAGGCCATGCGACTATACCTGCACAATACGCTGGGAGTAACCGATTTCCGGATTGAGGCCGAGGAAATTGGCGCCATCCCGATGACGGACCACCCGCTGCAGAGCCGTGTAGGCCACTCCATCATCAACCTAGGCACCCGCGCCGGACGGGCAAAACCCAGCACGGGCTATGCCTTTAAGCGCATTCAGGAGCACTCGGCCCGCCTGGTGGAGGCGCTGGCTACTACTGACAACCCCCCCCGGAACTCTACCAACGACCACTGGCAGTTTCAGCTGTTTGATACGCTGCTGCTGGATATCATGCAGCGCCGCGGCGAGCGTACCCGCGACCTGTTCACGGAGCTTTTCCAGCGAAACCCACCGGAGCGGATTTTTGATTTTCTGGATGAGCGTACTTCCTGGGCTGAAAACCTGCAGGTGATGAACTCCGTGACGCCGTGGCCCTTTCTGCAGTCTATCTGGCACGTGTTGCGCCGCAGGCCGGGTAAAAGGTGA
- a CDS encoding ABC transporter ATP-binding protein, protein MDNQPPLASSSQLLPLTIENLIAGYGQRVLLRNLFLSVPEPTFIAIVGHNGCGKTTLFRALTGRIPYQGTIEVLGQDLRTVRQPANSGLLAYLPQRGSVEFSISVRQLVVMGRFRHHRFLSAYTSVDYALADEALAKVGATHLAERDFTQLSGGEQQLVWLAQLSLQDAALYLLDEPTQQLDVYYRRRVFDLLHSWVTEQQKTVLCITHDLDNLPSLSGYLLNLSAPAPCLEPLTPATVRAAREYLESEESLAVRQ, encoded by the coding sequence ATTGATAATCAACCGCCTCTAGCATCTAGCTCCCAGCTTCTACCTCTGACTATAGAAAATCTGATTGCGGGGTATGGACAGCGTGTCCTGCTCCGCAATCTTTTTTTGTCGGTACCTGAGCCCACCTTCATAGCTATTGTAGGCCACAACGGCTGCGGCAAAACCACTCTTTTCCGGGCCCTTACGGGCCGCATTCCGTACCAAGGCACCATTGAGGTACTCGGCCAGGACTTGCGCACGGTGCGCCAGCCAGCCAACAGTGGCCTACTGGCCTACCTGCCCCAGCGTGGCAGCGTGGAGTTTTCCATTTCGGTGCGTCAGTTGGTAGTGATGGGCCGTTTTCGGCACCACCGTTTTCTGAGTGCCTATACATCGGTTGATTATGCGCTGGCCGATGAAGCTTTGGCGAAAGTGGGCGCCACGCATCTCGCCGAGCGCGACTTCACCCAACTATCGGGGGGTGAGCAGCAACTGGTGTGGTTGGCGCAGCTGAGCCTGCAAGATGCCGCCCTGTACCTCCTCGATGAGCCCACGCAGCAGCTCGATGTGTACTACCGGCGCCGCGTGTTCGACTTGTTGCACTCCTGGGTTACAGAACAACAGAAAACCGTACTCTGCATCACGCACGATCTGGATAATCTGCCAAGCCTGAGCGGCTATTTGCTCAATCTCTCCGCGCCCGCGCCCTGCTTAGAGCCGCTTACCCCAGCTACAGTGCGTGCCGCACGGGAGTACCTAGAGAGCGAGGAAAGCCTGGCGGTAAGACAGTGA